The genomic stretch GCCATGATGTCGAAAGTCATGATTCTTGGCGGCACTTCTTTTGAATCAGTCGTGCACGGCATTACGGAAGATCCGGATGAACCAGGCTTGCTTGTTGGCAAAGGGATGGGGTTCTTTCCCCACGGCCTGGTCGACCAGCACTTCATCAAACGTGGTCGTTTGGCGCGCCTGGTGGTGGCGATGGCCCACGCCAACCAGAAGCGTGGCTTCGGCATTGATGAAAATACTGCCCTGCTGGTCGAGGGCAATAAGGCTCGAGTTTGCGGCGAGTATGGCATCATTTATGTTGAAACGCGGCGCGCGAATATCAATCAGCAAACTAACCAATATGAGAATATCCGCATCAGCTATCTCGATGACGGCGACCTGATTGACTTGAAAAGTTATACCATGACCCCGGCGGAGAGTAAGCGCAAGGTGCGTAACCGGGAAATTGCTTACCGCGCACCGGTCAGATCCAAACGCAACGCCTTTGGGGCCTATGCTGTCTACGATTTACTGGCGCGCCTCGTCCTTGGGGATCAGGCCAATTACGCAACGGACAGTCTCACCGCGGTTGATATGAAATCAGGTACTGGTGCGCGCGTGGTTCTGGACCGGGTCAAGAGAAGCTCGCGCTGCCTTATTTCCACACCGGATGATGGCTTGCGCATGACGGCGGTCAATTTCCGGGCTTCTATCATGAAGCAGAGTTTTGATCCTGCAACCCAGTCAGACCGTGAATTACGCAGTGCACGCAGCTTCGGTATGGACCTGAATGAGCGCTCCCAACTGGTCCTGTTAGGGTCGTCTCCGGTCTATCTCGATCATAAGGAGCAGCGCGAAATAATTGACCTCATCGGCGAAGGCCCAGTGGGTATTTTTGCTGCCGCCTCGTCAGAGGCCCGCCGGACGGCTAGGGAGCATGTTGATTTTTTCCGGCAGCATGGGGTCGAGGCCGTTGATCTTGGCATAACCATCGACAATGTGGAATATGCCGCGCGCAATCCGGAATTGCTCGACAGGATTGCCTCCATGAAATGTATTTTCATGTGTGGCGGGAATCAGATCCGCCTGGTTGAAACCCTCTTGCATCGAGGTGAAGAAAGTCAAGTGCTGCGCGCGATTGCCAGTGCCTATGCCCATGGTGCAACGCTGATCGCGTCAAGCGGTGCTGTCTCTGCCCTGTCAGGTGTCATGATTGCGGGCGGCAGCACCTATGAAGCCTTGCGGTATGGAGTTGCCTCTGACCTGGGTCATCAGGGACTGGTGATCCAGGAGGGAGTT from Parvularcula sp. IMCC14364 encodes the following:
- a CDS encoding cyanophycinase, whose protein sequence is MTSSAALTSLAQGSPARRMAIIGGRLEDNNRAVYREMRRLAGGKIAIFPTASSEPIEVGEETKAAFLAHGFTADVIPVHADNASGSAFDPEILERVKAAGSIYFTGGDQAKIVGALIQNGKDTPLLKTIRQVFKAGGLLAGSSAGAAMMSKVMILGGTSFESVVHGITEDPDEPGLLVGKGMGFFPHGLVDQHFIKRGRLARLVVAMAHANQKRGFGIDENTALLVEGNKARVCGEYGIIYVETRRANINQQTNQYENIRISYLDDGDLIDLKSYTMTPAESKRKVRNREIAYRAPVRSKRNAFGAYAVYDLLARLVLGDQANYATDSLTAVDMKSGTGARVVLDRVKRSSRCLISTPDDGLRMTAVNFRASIMKQSFDPATQSDRELRSARSFGMDLNERSQLVLLGSSPVYLDHKEQREIIDLIGEGPVGIFAAASSEARRTAREHVDFFRQHGVEAVDLGITIDNVEYAARNPELLDRIASMKCIFMCGGNQIRLVETLLHRGEESQVLRAIASAYAHGATLIASSGAVSALSGVMIAGGSTYEALRYGVASDLGHQGLVIQEGVGLFDSGIADQNILTAKRLGRLVVACAEENERYGIGVCEESAVVAVKSGQELTAIGRHGFVTIETDPTSKDTGDTRFMARNVKLNMYGPGDRVNLSSGYEERHDDSTELKSTFDQMIDGLMRESVDLDTRERSGRDPAARHSVKISLNRTGDLSATVDLECAREEKDD